One Helianthus annuus cultivar XRQ/B chromosome 12, HanXRQr2.0-SUNRISE, whole genome shotgun sequence genomic region harbors:
- the LOC110943731 gene encoding uncharacterized protein LOC110943731, with protein MNANLGLLKLGQPVIIHFFLSGLYLESLQMNFRQYTHYGQHLSVYILQILSWKDQLGKPVYMLCCYFVILLVICLYYIRWALTHPLSAEEIERLKDEQRKPKFLDMVPWYSGTSSDLFKTAFDLLVSVTVFMGRFDMRMMQAAMNGTREGAKQEDFLYDHFRENDDFWFDFMADTGDGGNSSYSVARLLAQPSLDGRTKDSSIKLPRGDLLLIVGDLAYPYPSPDTYEKRFFYPFEEAPRPPSWYKEEHIAINKPELPVGISDLKQYDGPQCFVIPGNHD; from the exons ATGAATGCAAATCTTGGTTTGCTCAAGTTGGGCCAGCCCGTGATCATCCACTTCTTTTTAAGTGGACTGTATTTGGAGAG TCTTCAGATGAACTTTCGCCAATATACACATTATGGGCAACATTTATCGGTCTATATATTGCAAATTTTGTCGTGGAAAGATCAACTGGGTAAGCCGGTCTATATGTTGTGTTGTTATTTTGTCATCTTATTAGTTATCTGTCTTTATTACATCAGATGGGCTCTTACCCACCCTCTATCAGCCGAAGAAATCGAGAGGTTGAAGGATGAGCAACGAAAGCCTAAGTTCTTGGATATGGTTCCTTGGTACTCAGG GACATCTTCAGATCTATTCAAGACTGCTTTTGACCTCCTTGTGTCTGTAACTGTTTTTATGGGGCGATTTGATATGCGTATGATGCAG GCTGCAATGAATGGCACTCGTGAAGGGGCTAAACAAGAAGATTTCCTATATGACCATTTTAGGGAAAATGATGACTTTTGGTTTGACTTTATGGCTGATACAGGCGATGGTGGCAACTCCTCCTATTCTGTTGCTCGCCTTCTTGCTCAACCTTCACTTGATGGTAGGACCAAAGATTCTTCGATTAAATTGCCTCGTGGGGACCTTCTTCTTATTGTAGGCGATCTCGC GTACCCTTATCCCTCACCAGACACTTATGAAAAGCGTTTCTTTTATCCTTTCGAGGAGGCTCCTCGGCCACCTTCATGGTATAAAGAAGAGCATATAGCTATAAACAAGCCTGAGTTGCCTGTTGGCATTTCTGATCTAAAACAGTACGACGGGCCACAATGCTTTGTTATCCCCGGAAACCATG ATTGA